In a genomic window of Quercus lobata isolate SW786 chromosome 4, ValleyOak3.0 Primary Assembly, whole genome shotgun sequence:
- the LOC115984057 gene encoding aspartic proteinase CDR1-like, translating to MASHHHSLLSLAASATTFSVILLCCFTLIEALNGGFSVDLIYRDSPDSPFYNASETHSQRVAKALRRSINRVNHFKPSSSVSPNLAQTDIISNSGEYLMKYSVGTPPVAILGVADTGSDLIWLQCKPCTECYNQAAPFFDPKMSTTYKSVSCTSSQCESLRKTSCSNDGTSCQYSVSYGDQSFSNGDLAVDTFTLGSTTSDNPVSLPKTIIGCGHDNNGHFDAKGSGIVGLGGGTVSLVSQLSSSIRGKFSYCLVPLTSRDKKSSKLKFGSDAVVSGPGTVSTPLVPKSPDTFYFLTLEAMSVGSKRLDLSGSSGSGDLEGNIIIDSGTTVTTLPTEFYSEFESAVAEEIDLERGDDPSQFLSLCYKPTSDSIEIPSITAHFTGANVKLNPDTTFVQINEELLCLAFRANQDVTIFGNLAQSNLLVGYDLVKKTVSFKPTDCTKL from the coding sequence ATGGCATCTCATCATCACtcacttctttctttggctGCATCAGCAACTACGTTCTCCGTTATCTTGCTTTGTTGCTTCACTCTCATTGAGGCTCTCAATGGAGGCTTTAGCGTGGATCTCATCTATCGCGACTCTCCGGACTCTCCCTTCTATAACGCTTCTGAAACTCATTCGCAGCGCGTAGCCAAGGCCTTGCGGCGTTCCATTAACCGTGTCAATCATTTTAAGCCAAGTTCTTCAGTCTCTCCCAATTTAGCCCAAACAGATATAATCTCAAATAGTGGCGAATACCTCATGAAATACTCAGTTGGTACGCCACCAGTGGCAATACTAGGCGTTGCTGATACTGGTAGTGATTTGATATGGCTACAGTGTAAACCTTGCACTGAGTGCTATAATCAAGCAGCTCCATTTTTTGATCCTAAGATGTCCACAACCTACAAAAGCGTTTCTTGCACTTCATCACAATGTGAGTCTCTAAGGAAAACATCATGCTCCAACGATGGAACAAGTTGTCAATATTCCGTCTCTTATGGAGACCAGTCATTCTCAAACGGAGACCTTGCTGTAGACACTTTCACTCTGGGATCAACTACAAGCGATAATCCTGTGTCTCTCCCTAAAACTATCATAGGGTGTGGACATGATAATAATGGTCACTTTGACGCCAAAGGTTCGGGCATTGTTGGCCTTGGAGGCGGCACGGTTTCCCTTGTTTCCCAATTGAGTTCTTCTATTAGAGGCAAGTTCTCCTATTGCTTGGTGCCATTAACTTCAAGAGACAAAAAATCAAGCAAATTGAAATTTGGTAGTGACGCCGTGGTTTCGGGTCCTGGAACCGTGTCTACTCCCTTAGTCCCCAAAAGTCCAGACACCTTCTATTTCCTAACACTCGAAGCAATGAGTGTTGGCAGCAAAAGATTAGACTTGAGCGGTTCTTCTGGCTCCGGAGACTTAGAGGGCAATATTATCATTGATTCAGGCACAACAGTGACAACGTTGCCAACAGAATTCTACTCCGAGTTTGAATCAGCAGTAGCAGAAGAAATTGATTTAGAGCGCGGTGATGACCCGAGTCAGTTTCTAAGTCTTTGCTACAAGCCCACATCAGATTCTATAGAAATTCCTAGTATCACAGCTCATTTCACTGGTGCAAATGTGAAGTTAAATCCAGACACCACCTTCGTTCAAATAAATGAGGAACTTTTGTGCTTGGCTTTCCGTGCTAATCAAGATGTTACCATCTTCGGTAACTTGGCCCAGTCCAATTTGTTAGTAGGCTATGACCTTGTGAAGAAAACTGTATCTTTCAAGCCAACGGACTGCACCAAGCTCTAA